A genomic window from Triticum urartu cultivar G1812 chromosome 7, Tu2.1, whole genome shotgun sequence includes:
- the LOC125522572 gene encoding rac-like GTP-binding protein 4: protein MASSASRFIKCVTVGDGAVGKTCMLICYTSNKFPTDYVPTVFDNFSANVVVDGTTVNLGLWDTAGQEDYNRLRPLSYRGADVFVLAFSLVSRASYENIMKKWLPELQHHAPSVPIVLVGTKYDLREDKQYLLDHPGVVPVTTAQGEELRKHIGATCYVECSSKTQQNVKAVFDAAIKVVIKPPTKQRERRKKKARQGCASLGVLSRRRLACFK, encoded by the exons ATGGCGTCCAGCGCCTCCCGGTTCATCAAGTGCGTGACGGTCGGCGACGGCGCCGTCGGCAAGACCTGCATGCTCATCTGCTACACCAGCAACAAGTTCCCCACC GACTATGTGCCCACCGTGTTCGACAACTTCAGCGCGAACGTGGTGGTGGACGGCACCACCGTGAACCTGGGCCTCTGGGACACTGCAG GGCAGGAGGATTACAACAGACTGAGACCGCTGAGCTACCGGGGAGCCGACGTCTTCGTGCTCGCCTTCTCGCTCGTCAGCCGCGCCAGCTACGAGAACATCATGAAGAAG TGGCTACCGGAGCTTCAGCACCATGCACCCAGCGTGCCGATAGTGCTGGTTGGTACAAAATATG ATCTCCGCGAAGACAAACAATACTTACTTGACCACCCTGGCGTGGTGCCTGTTACTACAGCTCAG GGGGAGGAACTCCGCAAGCACATCGGCGCAACCTGTTACGTCGAATGCAGCTCAAAGACACAGCAG AATGTAAAAGCTGTGTTTGATGCTGCCATCAAGGTAGTGATCAAGCCTCCAACAAAGCAGAGGGaacggaggaagaagaaagcacGACAAGGATGTGCATCATT GGGTGTCCTGTCTAGAAGGAGACTGGCATGCTTCAAGTGA
- the LOC125518576 gene encoding probable glutathione S-transferase GSTF1 codes for MAPKVFGPATSTNMARVLVCLEEVGAEYELVDIDFPGKGHKRPEHLTRNFGPAASTNMVRVLVCLEEVGTEYELVDIDFHESCAIAKYVLRKYKSEQVDLLRESNLKEAAMVDIWTEVEGHQYHPVLSPIVLECFIYPTLRGLPTNQRNVDESLEKAKKVLEIYEARPSKHKYLAGDFVSFADLNHFACTFYLMDATPYASLFDLYPHVKAWWEDMMSRPSMKKLGAGMTTRV; via the exons ATGGCGCCGAAGGTGTTCGGGCCGGCCACGTCGACGAACATGGCGAGGGTGCTCGTCTGCCTAGAGGAGGTGGGCGCCGAGTATGAGCTTGTCGACATCGACTTCCCCGGCAAGGGGCATAAGCGCCCTGAGCACCTCACCAGGAAT ttcgGGCCGGCCGCGTCAACGAATATGGTGAGGGTGCTCGTCTGCCTAGAGGAGGTGGGCACCGAGTACGAGCTTGTCGACATCGACTTCCACG AGTCATGCGCCATTGCTAAATACGTGCTTCGCAAATACAAGTCGGAGCAAGTGGACTTGTTGAGGGAGAGCAATCTGAAGGAAGCTGCCATGGTAGACATATGGACGGAGGTCGAAGGACACCAATACCACCCGGTCCTCTCACCGATCGTGCTGGAGTGCTTTATATACCCGACCTTACGCGGTCTTCCCACGAATCAAAGGAATGTGGATGAAAGCttggagaaggcgaagaaggttCTAGAAATCTACGAAGCCCGCCCGTCCAAACACAAGTATTTAGCGGGTGATTTTGTCAGCTTTGCAGATCTAAACCATTTCGCGTGTACTTTCTACCTCATGGATGCGACGCCATATGCGTCTCTGTTCGACTTGTACCCACACGTGAAAGCTTGGTGGGAGGATATGATGTCCAGGCCGTCCATGAAGAAGCTCGGTGCAGGTATGACCACGAGGGTTTAG
- the LOC125525263 gene encoding uncharacterized protein LOC125525263 has product MHHMAAGGGGWISLPAELLKEVSDRLRADTDQIHIRQVCAHWRASTAPLAALRPWVVAAHDRHRDPFSAVNPVGEHSLWLPRGGSDPRMDPRAPAPAGLPYCCGTPCGWLALTDHLRSPTRLILWEPLSKAEIPLPTLATVAQVFLSGDPLASPGCRWMAIASQKIPGAQIGQRLFFWRPGDAGWVMQLEYPNGRIEGAAFHNGRFYVSSINMSLDIFDLQHHPPNRLRRICLYAPLQARYPRYPGNPIPHAVACNNQMLLVIVYRGPRQAVILAEVHRPDWDADRLDLREHKVSDLGDYSLFLGRGDTLALSANEFPAIRRNCVYFVEHDTYKHEQWVVVFDLGSNDLERIPHPQEHLEGGGKSTGWLAYSWFCPRRPFLGKQAL; this is encoded by the coding sequence ATGCATCACAtggccgccggcggcggcggctggatcTCCCTGCCGGCAGAGCTCCTCAAGGAAGTCTCCGACCGTCTGCGGGCCGACACGGACCAAATCCACATCCGCCAGGTATGCGCCCACTGGCGCGCGTCCACCGCCCCGCTCGCGGCCCTCCGCCCGTGGGTCGTCGCCGCCCACGACCGCCACCGAGATCCTTTTAGCGCGGTCAACCCCGTCGGCGAACACTCCTTGTGGCTGCCCCGCGGCGGCAGCGACCCAAGGATGGACCCCCGGGCACCGGCCCCGGCCGGCCTCCCCTACTGCTGCGGCACGCCCTGTGGCTGGCTCGCTCTCACGGACCACCTGCGATCCCCCACCAGGCTCATCCTCTGGGAGCCCCTCTCCAAAGCCGAGATCCCTCTGCCCACTCTCGCAACCGTCGCCCAAGTGTTCCTCTCCGGAGACCCGCTCGCCTCGCCGGGCTGCCGCTGGATGGCGATCGCGAGCCAAAAGATCCCCGGCGCACAGATCGGGCAGAGGCTCTTCTTCTGGCGCCCCGGAGACGCGGGCTGGGTGATGCAGCTCGAGTACCCTAACGGCAGGATCGAAGGCGCGGCCTTCCACAACGGCAGATTCTACGTCTCCAGCATCAACATGTCCCTCGACATTTTCGACCTCCAACACCATCCTCCCAATCGTCTGCGCCGCATCTGCCTCTACGCTCCTTTGCAAGCGCGGTATCCACGCTACCCTGGGAATCCGATACCGCATGCTGTGGCCTGCAACAACCAGATGCTGCTCGTCATCGTGTATCGCGGACCACGCCAGGCCGTGATACTTGCGGAAGTGCACCGCCCGGATTGGGATGCCGACCGCCTCGACCTCCGGGAGCACAAGGTGTCGGATCTCGGCGACTACTCGCTCTTCCTGGGCCGGGGTGACACGCTCGCGCTCTCTGCAAACGAGTTCCCGGCCATCAGAAGAAATTGTGTCTACTTTGTGGAGCATGATACATACAAGCATGAGCAGTGGGTGGTTGTGTTTGATTTGGGGTCAAACGATTTGGAACGGATTCCCCACCCACAAGAGCACCTGGAGGGCGGCGGCAAAAGCACTGGCTGGCTGGCGTATTCCTGGTTCTGTCCCAGAAGGCCCTTCCTTGGGAAGCAGGCCCTATGA